Below is a window of Deltaproteobacteria bacterium DNA.
GTCACCCGGCGTCCTCTTTTGGGTCGCCGGATTTGACGTGCTGTACGCCTGCATGGACGTCGAGTTTGACCGCGAGGTGGGGCTGTTTTCCATTCCCGCGACCCTGGGACGGAAGCGGGCGCTTCAACTGTCCAGACTGCTCCATGCGCTGGCCTGGTGCTGCCTTGCCGGGGCGGGCCTAGTATTGGGGTTGGGAGTGCTGTATTTTGTCGGTATCGTTGGGGTTGGCGTTCTCCTGGTATACGAACATCTGCTGGTGAAGCCCCATGATCTGAGCCGAGTGGGTACGGCCTTCTTTACGGTGAACAGCTGGGTGAGCGTGGTCCTGTTCCTTGGGGTCCTGGGGGATAAGGTTTTTTCTTCCTAACCCCCTGGCGTTTTCCGGAGGTAACCGAAATCAGGGCAGGGAAGGACCACGTACTGCGGGCGGTTTTTCAGAGTTGGGCGCGCATGGCGCGCCATTCATAAGAGGGGAGGTCTTCAACGCATACCCCTTTTGGGGTTCATCGGGCGAAGGGGCGCCCGAATAGAAGGGTCCCCTCCTCAACGCCTACCGGATCTTTTCCAACGCTTCCCGCGCGGCCTCTTTCACCTCAACGTCATAGTCTCCGTTCAGCACTTCCCCGATGTTCGAAACCATGTCCCGAGCCCCGAGCTCTCCCAACACATAGAGGATATCGCCCTGAATCTGGGGGTCGGCTTGGGGAAAACGCTCCCAGAGCGGCCGGACGGTCTGAATCGCCACCTCGGGATTCCGTTCGATCAGCTCTTCCATGACAACCATAGCGCCCAGACGCACGGAAAAATGCGGGTGAGTCAAAAGCTCGATAAACGTCGGGAAGAGCGCGCCGGCTTTCAGGATCAGGGCGGCCAATTGGCCGGCGTTTCCTTCTGTCATCATGTTTTCGAGGGAAGACAGGGTCAATCGGGCCGGGTCCCTGTTCAGCAGGACGCTAACCAGTTCCTGCATGTTCAGCGAGCCGGTCCAGCGGAACTCGCCGTCCAGAATAACGGTGGGAACGGATTGGATCTTGTGCTCTTCAGCCATTTCGGGAAACAGAAGTCCGTCGATGATCGCGAGCTGAATACGGGGGCTGCTGAAGGGTAGGGGAAGCAGTTGACGCACCACGGAGGGGCAGAAACGGCATTGCGGCGCCACATACAAGCGCAGGTCCGCTGAAAATGCCATGGCGTCGATCTCATCCTGAAAAGGGAGCGGCCCCGGTGGCGGCTGTCCGTCAAGATAGGTCAAAGCCTGCAAAAAGGGCTCCAGCTCCGCGCCCAGGGGAAGCGCATGGTAGTGCAGGCCGGGGTTGATTCGCATCCGAGGAGCGGTCCTCTCGTCACGACGTTCCTCGAACACCCGAACTTTGGGCGCCGCATCGGTGAGTTCTTCGCAGAATGCCCGAAATAGGGCCGATCGACTGTCGTCCGTAGCCTGCAATTGTATCGAGACCTCTCCCGAGAGACGTGCGTCCAGGTCCCGAAGCCGTTTTTCTTCTTCTGATGTCATGCGTTACTCGTGTCGCCGATACCGCGTTCAAAAATTATTTTCGTGCTAAAGTTTTTCGCCAACGTGACGATATCAAATACAAAGGCAGGTCATCAAGTCTGCAGACGGTTGCCGGCCCTTTTTATAGGATTCAGACGAAACGGGAGCTTTCCAATAAATCGAATGAACGTCACCGCGACGAGCGGGTGTCGACAGCAAGAGCTTCTAGGATGTGCGTGCATCTTTTTGCAGAGGATCTCAATAACGAATCTAAAAATCGAAGAAGAGATTCGCACTGAAAAAAAACGACATTTCCGGAAGCCACAAGATAGACGGCCCTGTTGGAGAGGAAACCTTCAGCACAAACATAAATCAGGCAACCAGAGGCGCGGAAAATAGGCGACATTCGAACCCAACCTTAAACCCCTTAACACGTGTAGCACAGTAACCCTCGTTTAAAACCACACAATA
It encodes the following:
- a CDS encoding thioredoxin family protein, which encodes MTSEEEKRLRDLDARLSGEVSIQLQATDDSRSALFRAFCEELTDAAPKVRVFEERRDERTAPRMRINPGLHYHALPLGAELEPFLQALTYLDGQPPPGPLPFQDEIDAMAFSADLRLYVAPQCRFCPSVVRQLLPLPFSSPRIQLAIIDGLLFPEMAEEHKIQSVPTVILDGEFRWTGSLNMQELVSVLLNRDPARLTLSSLENMMTEGNAGQLAALILKAGALFPTFIELLTHPHFSVRLGAMVVMEELIERNPEVAIQTVRPLWERFPQADPQIQGDILYVLGELGARDMVSNIGEVLNGDYDVEVKEAAREALEKIR